A region of Rhizorhabdus wittichii RW1 DNA encodes the following proteins:
- a CDS encoding acyl-CoA dehydrogenase domain protein (PFAM: acyl-CoA dehydrogenase domain protein) encodes MNFEFSDEMIMLGEQAERLFAARDARKTARAVLDGATHRYDAALWREMASLGWMGVAIPEAYGGAGLGAQALCIIAEQIGRSLAAIPYATTLYLAAEAILLAGTEDQKQALLPAIAAGERIMSFVDATTGARPGQVGRDGTIHADALLAPEGEIAGSLVLAALDADGEIGLFLVDLSQAGVKRAPITTIDPTRNHGLLTLSHVAAERLGSGAITRATLDRLIANAMIPLAFEQVGGATACLTMARDYALERHAFGRPIGSFQAIKHKLARMFVANELARSNAYYGAWALSTNAPDLAEAAAIARLTAIDAYHFAARECLEVFGGLGFTWEADCHLYIRRAKLLASAFGGTVKWSETLMAQIEPRYR; translated from the coding sequence ATGAACTTCGAATTTTCGGACGAAATGATCATGCTGGGCGAGCAGGCCGAACGCCTGTTCGCCGCGCGTGACGCTCGAAAGACCGCTCGCGCGGTGCTCGATGGCGCAACGCACCGCTATGATGCCGCATTGTGGCGCGAGATGGCGTCGCTTGGCTGGATGGGCGTCGCTATCCCGGAGGCTTATGGCGGGGCCGGCCTGGGCGCGCAGGCGCTGTGCATCATCGCCGAGCAGATCGGGCGCAGCCTTGCCGCCATTCCTTATGCGACGACGCTTTATCTCGCGGCTGAAGCCATCCTGCTCGCCGGGACGGAAGACCAGAAGCAGGCGCTGCTGCCCGCCATCGCGGCGGGCGAACGGATCATGAGCTTCGTCGATGCGACGACGGGCGCTCGCCCCGGCCAGGTCGGCAGGGACGGGACGATCCATGCCGACGCGCTGCTGGCGCCCGAGGGGGAGATCGCCGGATCGCTGGTGCTTGCGGCGCTCGATGCCGATGGCGAAATCGGGCTCTTCCTCGTCGATCTGTCCCAGGCCGGCGTGAAGCGCGCGCCGATCACCACGATCGATCCGACGCGCAACCACGGACTGCTGACGCTGAGCCATGTCGCGGCGGAGCGATTGGGGAGCGGTGCGATCACCCGCGCCACGCTCGATCGCCTGATCGCCAACGCGATGATTCCGCTCGCGTTCGAACAGGTCGGGGGCGCCACCGCCTGCCTGACGATGGCGCGCGATTATGCGCTGGAGCGCCATGCCTTCGGGCGGCCGATCGGTTCGTTCCAGGCGATCAAGCACAAGCTGGCGCGCATGTTCGTCGCCAACGAACTGGCACGATCCAACGCCTATTATGGTGCCTGGGCCCTGTCCACCAACGCGCCCGACCTTGCCGAAGCGGCGGCGATCGCCCGCCTGACCGCGATCGACGCCTATCATTTTGCGGCGCGCGAATGCCTCGAGGTGTTCGGCGGCCTCGGCTTCACATGGGAGGCGGACTGCCACCTCTACATCCGCCGCGCGAAACTGCTGGCATCGGCCTTCGGCGGGACGGTCAAATGGAGCGAAACGCTGATGGCACAGATTGAACCCCGGTATCGGTGA